In Humulus lupulus chromosome 6, drHumLupu1.1, whole genome shotgun sequence, a single genomic region encodes these proteins:
- the LOC133782741 gene encoding cucumber peeling cupredoxin-like, translating into MAKRLSMVLFAALATVAMLQSSAVATTYTVGDSTTWSIPSIPNAYSTWAAGKSFKVGDILVFNFMSGQHDVVEVKKTNYDSCSGANPISRQTSSPASITLQKTGDHYYICTVTGHCSAGQKLAINVTGASSPAPQPARSPSPVSSPTLAPRSSSPSPSSSSSPSPSPSQVPVQAPAPAFAPQSSSSSPVPSSAQAPEPSSASPGSPPPTSTSTSPSPDSTTASPPSPTTTGAANPPENSGAGSLGVAGLSATFLTALALVLFN; encoded by the exons ATGGCAAAAAGACTAAGCATGGTTTTGTTCGCCGCCTTGGCCACGGTGGCTATGCTCCAAAGCTCGGCGGTGGCGACGACGTATACCGTCGGTGATTCGACCACGTGGTCCATCCCTTCTATTCCTAATGCTTACTCCACTTGGGCTGCTGGCAAATCTTTCAAAGTCGGAGACATTCTTG TGTTCAATTTTATGTCGGGTCAACATGACGTAGTCGAGGTAAAAAAGACTAACTACGACTCATGCAGTGGTGCCAACCCTATTTCACGCCAGACCTCTAGTCCGGCGAGCATCACACTACAAAAAACCGGCGACCACTACTACATTTGCACCGTTACCGGTCACTGTAGCGCCGGCCAGAAGCTCGCCATCAACGTCACCGGAGCTTCTTCCCCGGCACCTCAACCGGCCCGATCTCCTTCTCCGGTTTCGTCACCGACTCTCGCTCCCCGATCCAGCTCTCCTTCaccatcatcttcatcttctccttctccttctccttctcaagtTCCGGTTCAGGCTCCGGCTCCGGCTTTCGCTCCCCAGTCCTCCTCTTCTTCTCCAGTACCATCTTCGGCTCAAGCTCCAGAACCCTCATCTGCTTCTCCAGGTTCTCCTCCACCGACCAGCACTTCAACCTCTCCTTCTCCGGATTCCACGACTGCATCGCCGCCGTCACCGACGACAACGGGCGCCGCCAATCCACCCGAAAACTCCGGCGCCGGTTCTCTTGGCGTTGCTGGCTTGTCTGCTACCTTTTTGACCGCTCTGGCTTtggttttgtttaattaa